The following are from one region of the Populus trichocarpa isolate Nisqually-1 chromosome 8, P.trichocarpa_v4.1, whole genome shotgun sequence genome:
- the LOC18101817 gene encoding TMV resistance protein N isoform X2, which yields MLDPSQSRGAEMCASSRGVITFRDDQELERGNEISRELLQAIQDSRFSVIVFSRNYTSSTWCLNELVKIVECMKQGRQTVIPVFYDVDPSEVRNQTGRLQQAFADHEEVFKDNIEKVQTWRIAMKLVANLSGWDLQDRHESEFIQGIVEEIVCKLRKSSYSMSWVTENLVGMDWRLEEMSLYLGVEQLNDVRVIGICGMGGIGKTTIARAVYEKMLGHFEGSSFLANVREVEEKHGLVRLQEQLLSDTLMDRRTKISDVHRGMNEIRVRLRSRMVLVVLDDVDQLVQLESLVGDRNWFDNGSRVIITTRDELLLKQFGVDKIYRVASLNNIEAVQLFCLKAFRSYCPPEDYVLQTIQVVKYADGLPLALHVLGSFFSGIRSVELWNHSLKRLKDIPDKGILDKLKISFDGLNEVEKKIFLDIACFFNGWEEDCVTKLMESSGFYPQIGIRILVEKFLINISDNRVWMHDLLQEMGRQIVKRESHEEPGKRTRLWLCEDVIHVLLNNTGTDKVEGIVLNSNDEVDGLYLSAESIMKMKRLRILKLQNINLSQEIKYLSNELRYLEWCRYPFKSLPSTFQPDKLVELHMRHSSIKQLWEGVRPLKLLRAIDLRHSRNLIKTPDFRQVPNLEKLNLEGCRKLVKIDDSIGILKGLVFLNLKDCVKLACLPTNICELKTLRILNLYGCFKLEKLPEMLGNVINLEELDVGRTAITQLPSTFGLWKKLKVLSFDGCKGPAPKSWYSLFSFRSLPRNPCPITLMLSSLSTLYSLTKLNLSNCNLMEGELPDDMSCFPSLEELDLIGNNFVRIPSSISRLSKLKSLRLGNCKKLQSLPDLPSRLEYLGVDGCASLGTLPNLFEECARSKFLSLIFMNCSELTDYQGNISMGLTWLKYYLHFLLESGHQGHPASWFFTCFPGSEIPSWFHHKSVGHSLTIRLLPYEHWSSSKWMGLAVCAFFEELDCGDSCLITLNFDIKGFKSRSYFLEYPEGSTFTSNQVFFIFFPRGKFPEPLAVSNTTSQPIEVEFRSSIQERNTNNEFQVLSARVMNWGFRMVYEEDTLQFNEPNTGVDSINGLHSEELRILDENNSIIPCKNIEGKCLPE from the exons ATGCTTGATCCGTCACAATCAAGAGGAGCAGAGATGTGTGCATCTTCGAG AGGAGTCATCACTTTTAGAGATGATCAAGAACTTGAGAGAGGGAATGAAATTTCCCGTGAACTTCTTCAAGCAATACAAGATTCAAGGTTTTCAGTGATAGTTTTCTCAAGAAACTATACTTCTTCCACATGGTGCTTGAACGAACTAGTAAAAATTGTGGAATGCATGAAACAAGGTAGACAAACAGTTATTCCAGTTTTCTATGATGTTGATCCTTCTGAAGTAAGGAATCAGACAGGGAGACTTCAACAGGCCTTTGCTGATCATGAAGAGGTTTTCAAAGACAACATTGAGAAGGTGCAGACCTGGAGGATTGCGATGAAACTAGTGGCCAATCTTTCTGGATGGGATTTGCAGGATAG GCACGAGTCAGAGTTTATTCAAGGCATTGTTGAAGAGATAGTATGCAAGTTGAGAAAATCAAGTTACAGCATGTCATGGGTAACCGAGAACTTAGTTGGAATGGATTGGCGTTTGGAGGAAATGAGTTTATATTTAGGAGTAGAGCAGCTGAATGATGTTCGCGTTATAGGGATCTGTGGGATGGGTGGAATAGGTAAGACGACCATTGCTAGAGCTGTCTATGAGAAGATGCTGGGTCATTTTGAAGGCAGCAGCTTTCTTGCAAATGTTAGAGAAGTTGAGGAGAAACATGGTTTAGTTCGCTTACAGGAACAACTTCTTTCAGACACGTTGATGGATAGAAGGACCAAAATCTCTGATGTTCATAGAGGAATGAATGAAATAAGGGTTAGGCTGCGTTCTAGAATGGTTcttgttgttcttgatgatgttGATCAATTGGTCCAATTAGAATCTTTAGTTGGAGATCGTAATTGGTTTGACAATGGAAGTAGAGTCATAATAACCACAAGAGATGAACTTCTTCTGAAACAATTTGGAgttgataaaatatatagagTTGCAAGTTTAAATAACATTGAAGCCGTTCAACTCTTTTGTCTGAAAGCCTTCAGAAGTTATTGTCCCCCGGAAGATTATGTGCTTCAGACCATCCAAGTTGTAAAGTATGCAGATGGCCTTCCATTAGCTCTCCATGTTTTgggttcatttttttctgggATCAGATCTGTAGAATTGTGGAACCATTCATTAAAAAGACTGAAAGATATCCCAGATAAAGGAATTCTAGATAAacttaaaataagttttgatGGACTTAACGAAGtagagaagaaaatatttctAGATATTGCTTGTTTTTTCAACGGGTGGGAAGAAGATTGTGTGACAAAATTAATGGAAAGTTCTGGTTTCTATCCACAGATTGGAATAAGGATTCTCGTAGAAaaatttctcataaatatttCAGATAACAGAGTATGGATGCATGACTTGCTTCAAGAAATGGGTCGACAAATTGTCAAGAGAGAGTCTCATGAAGAACCTGGAAAACGCACTAGGTTGTGGCTCTGTGAGGATGTCATTCACGTTTTGCTAAATAATACG GGAACCGACAAAGTTGAAGGCATCGTCCTGAATTCAAATGACGAAGTAGATGGACTATACTTAAGTGCTGAATCAATAATGAAGATGAAAAGGTTAAGAATTCTCAAACTCCAAAATATAAACCTTTCCCAGGAAATTAAATATCTCTCCAATGAGTTGAGATATCTTGAATGGTGCCGATATCCTTTCAAATCATTGCCATCAACTTTTCAACCGGATAAACTTGTTGAGCTCCACATGCGTCATAGCAGCATTAAACAATTATGGGAGGGAGTGAGA CCTTTAAAGTTGCTTAGAGCTATTGATCTCAGACACTCCCGAAACTTAATAAAGACTCCAGACTTCAGACAAGTTCCAAATCTTGAGAAGCTGAATCTTGAGGGTTGCAGAAAACTGGTCAAGATTGACGACTCTATCGGAATTCTGAAAGGGcttgttttcttgaatttgaaggACTGCGTAAAGCTTGCCTGTCTTCCAACAAACATATGTGAGTTGAAGACCCTCAGAATTCTTAACTTGTATGGATGcttcaaacttgaaaaattgCCTGAGATGTTGGGAAATGTAATAAATCTGGAGGAGCTTGATGTAGGCAGAACTGCTATAACACAACTGCCATCAACCTTTGGTCTCTGGAAAAAACTTAAGGTGCTATCTTTTGATGGATGCAAGGGACCAGCACCTAAATCATGGtattctctcttctccttccgGTCACTTCCAAGAAATCCTTGTCCAATTACTTTGATGCTGTCCTCTCTGTCAACGCTATACTCTTTGACAAAGCTAAATCTAAGCAACTGCAATCTCATGGAAGGAGAACTTCCTGATGATATGAGCTGCTTCCCATCATTGGAAGAATTAGACCTTATTGGAAATAACTTTGTGAGAATACCTTCAAGCATCAGCCGGCTCTCTAAACTTAAAAGCCTCAGGTTAGGCAATTGCAAGAAGCTTCAGTCACTTCCGGATCTTCCATCAAGGCTTGAATATCTCGGGGTGGACGGTTGCGCTTCGTTGGGAACTCTTCCAAATCTATTTGAAGAATGTGCCCGCTCAAAGTTTTTGTCCTTGATTTTTATGAACTGCTCCGAGTTGACTGATTATCAAGGGAATATCAGCATGGGTTTGACATGGCTTAAATATTACCTCCATTTCTTGTTGGAAAGCGGCCATCAG GGTCATCCAGCCTCTTGGTTTTTTACCTGTTTTCCAGGAAGTGAAATTCCTAGTTGGTTTCACCATAAGAGCGTGGGTCATTCTTTAACAATACGGCTACTTCCTTATGAGCATTGGTCCAGCAGTAAGTGGATGGGATTAGCTGTTTGTGCATTCTTTGAAGAGCTTGATTGTGGTGATTCATGTCTTATTACATTGAACTTCGATATCAAAGGCTTCAAATCTAGGAGCTACTTTCTAGAGTACCCTGAAGGTTCAACATTTACGTCAAATCAggttttctttatcttctttccCAGAGGCAAGTTTCCGGAACCACTTGCTGTGTCTAATACTACTTCTCAGCCCATTGAGGTGGAGTTCCGGTCATCTATTCAAGAAAGAAACACCAACAATGAGTTTCAGGTTCTTTCTGCCCGAGTCATGAATTGGGGGTTCCGCATGGTGTACGAGGAAGACACACTGCAGTTCAACGAACCGAATACAGGTGTCGACTCTATCAATGGATTGCATTCTGAAGAGTTGAGGATATTGGATGAGAACAACTCCATCATCCCATGCAAAAATATTGAGGGCAAATGCCTCCCAGAATAA
- the LOC18101817 gene encoding TMV resistance protein N isoform X1: MAASYSRTTTRWKYDVFLSFRGEDTRKSFTDHLYTALCHRGVITFRDDQELERGNEISRELLQAIQDSRFSVIVFSRNYTSSTWCLNELVKIVECMKQGRQTVIPVFYDVDPSEVRNQTGRLQQAFADHEEVFKDNIEKVQTWRIAMKLVANLSGWDLQDRHESEFIQGIVEEIVCKLRKSSYSMSWVTENLVGMDWRLEEMSLYLGVEQLNDVRVIGICGMGGIGKTTIARAVYEKMLGHFEGSSFLANVREVEEKHGLVRLQEQLLSDTLMDRRTKISDVHRGMNEIRVRLRSRMVLVVLDDVDQLVQLESLVGDRNWFDNGSRVIITTRDELLLKQFGVDKIYRVASLNNIEAVQLFCLKAFRSYCPPEDYVLQTIQVVKYADGLPLALHVLGSFFSGIRSVELWNHSLKRLKDIPDKGILDKLKISFDGLNEVEKKIFLDIACFFNGWEEDCVTKLMESSGFYPQIGIRILVEKFLINISDNRVWMHDLLQEMGRQIVKRESHEEPGKRTRLWLCEDVIHVLLNNTGTDKVEGIVLNSNDEVDGLYLSAESIMKMKRLRILKLQNINLSQEIKYLSNELRYLEWCRYPFKSLPSTFQPDKLVELHMRHSSIKQLWEGVRPLKLLRAIDLRHSRNLIKTPDFRQVPNLEKLNLEGCRKLVKIDDSIGILKGLVFLNLKDCVKLACLPTNICELKTLRILNLYGCFKLEKLPEMLGNVINLEELDVGRTAITQLPSTFGLWKKLKVLSFDGCKGPAPKSWYSLFSFRSLPRNPCPITLMLSSLSTLYSLTKLNLSNCNLMEGELPDDMSCFPSLEELDLIGNNFVRIPSSISRLSKLKSLRLGNCKKLQSLPDLPSRLEYLGVDGCASLGTLPNLFEECARSKFLSLIFMNCSELTDYQGNISMGLTWLKYYLHFLLESGHQGHPASWFFTCFPGSEIPSWFHHKSVGHSLTIRLLPYEHWSSSKWMGLAVCAFFEELDCGDSCLITLNFDIKGFKSRSYFLEYPEGSTFTSNQVFFIFFPRGKFPEPLAVSNTTSQPIEVEFRSSIQERNTNNEFQVLSARVMNWGFRMVYEEDTLQFNEPNTGVDSINGLHSEELRILDENNSIIPCKNIEGKCLPE; the protein is encoded by the exons ATGGCTGCTTCTTATTCACGTACTACCACTCGGTGGAAATATGATGTCTTCCTCAGTTTCAGAGGTGAAGACACCCGGAAGAGTTTTACTGACCATCTTTATACTGCCTTGTGTCACAGAGGAGTCATCACTTTTAGAGATGATCAAGAACTTGAGAGAGGGAATGAAATTTCCCGTGAACTTCTTCAAGCAATACAAGATTCAAGGTTTTCAGTGATAGTTTTCTCAAGAAACTATACTTCTTCCACATGGTGCTTGAACGAACTAGTAAAAATTGTGGAATGCATGAAACAAGGTAGACAAACAGTTATTCCAGTTTTCTATGATGTTGATCCTTCTGAAGTAAGGAATCAGACAGGGAGACTTCAACAGGCCTTTGCTGATCATGAAGAGGTTTTCAAAGACAACATTGAGAAGGTGCAGACCTGGAGGATTGCGATGAAACTAGTGGCCAATCTTTCTGGATGGGATTTGCAGGATAG GCACGAGTCAGAGTTTATTCAAGGCATTGTTGAAGAGATAGTATGCAAGTTGAGAAAATCAAGTTACAGCATGTCATGGGTAACCGAGAACTTAGTTGGAATGGATTGGCGTTTGGAGGAAATGAGTTTATATTTAGGAGTAGAGCAGCTGAATGATGTTCGCGTTATAGGGATCTGTGGGATGGGTGGAATAGGTAAGACGACCATTGCTAGAGCTGTCTATGAGAAGATGCTGGGTCATTTTGAAGGCAGCAGCTTTCTTGCAAATGTTAGAGAAGTTGAGGAGAAACATGGTTTAGTTCGCTTACAGGAACAACTTCTTTCAGACACGTTGATGGATAGAAGGACCAAAATCTCTGATGTTCATAGAGGAATGAATGAAATAAGGGTTAGGCTGCGTTCTAGAATGGTTcttgttgttcttgatgatgttGATCAATTGGTCCAATTAGAATCTTTAGTTGGAGATCGTAATTGGTTTGACAATGGAAGTAGAGTCATAATAACCACAAGAGATGAACTTCTTCTGAAACAATTTGGAgttgataaaatatatagagTTGCAAGTTTAAATAACATTGAAGCCGTTCAACTCTTTTGTCTGAAAGCCTTCAGAAGTTATTGTCCCCCGGAAGATTATGTGCTTCAGACCATCCAAGTTGTAAAGTATGCAGATGGCCTTCCATTAGCTCTCCATGTTTTgggttcatttttttctgggATCAGATCTGTAGAATTGTGGAACCATTCATTAAAAAGACTGAAAGATATCCCAGATAAAGGAATTCTAGATAAacttaaaataagttttgatGGACTTAACGAAGtagagaagaaaatatttctAGATATTGCTTGTTTTTTCAACGGGTGGGAAGAAGATTGTGTGACAAAATTAATGGAAAGTTCTGGTTTCTATCCACAGATTGGAATAAGGATTCTCGTAGAAaaatttctcataaatatttCAGATAACAGAGTATGGATGCATGACTTGCTTCAAGAAATGGGTCGACAAATTGTCAAGAGAGAGTCTCATGAAGAACCTGGAAAACGCACTAGGTTGTGGCTCTGTGAGGATGTCATTCACGTTTTGCTAAATAATACG GGAACCGACAAAGTTGAAGGCATCGTCCTGAATTCAAATGACGAAGTAGATGGACTATACTTAAGTGCTGAATCAATAATGAAGATGAAAAGGTTAAGAATTCTCAAACTCCAAAATATAAACCTTTCCCAGGAAATTAAATATCTCTCCAATGAGTTGAGATATCTTGAATGGTGCCGATATCCTTTCAAATCATTGCCATCAACTTTTCAACCGGATAAACTTGTTGAGCTCCACATGCGTCATAGCAGCATTAAACAATTATGGGAGGGAGTGAGA CCTTTAAAGTTGCTTAGAGCTATTGATCTCAGACACTCCCGAAACTTAATAAAGACTCCAGACTTCAGACAAGTTCCAAATCTTGAGAAGCTGAATCTTGAGGGTTGCAGAAAACTGGTCAAGATTGACGACTCTATCGGAATTCTGAAAGGGcttgttttcttgaatttgaaggACTGCGTAAAGCTTGCCTGTCTTCCAACAAACATATGTGAGTTGAAGACCCTCAGAATTCTTAACTTGTATGGATGcttcaaacttgaaaaattgCCTGAGATGTTGGGAAATGTAATAAATCTGGAGGAGCTTGATGTAGGCAGAACTGCTATAACACAACTGCCATCAACCTTTGGTCTCTGGAAAAAACTTAAGGTGCTATCTTTTGATGGATGCAAGGGACCAGCACCTAAATCATGGtattctctcttctccttccgGTCACTTCCAAGAAATCCTTGTCCAATTACTTTGATGCTGTCCTCTCTGTCAACGCTATACTCTTTGACAAAGCTAAATCTAAGCAACTGCAATCTCATGGAAGGAGAACTTCCTGATGATATGAGCTGCTTCCCATCATTGGAAGAATTAGACCTTATTGGAAATAACTTTGTGAGAATACCTTCAAGCATCAGCCGGCTCTCTAAACTTAAAAGCCTCAGGTTAGGCAATTGCAAGAAGCTTCAGTCACTTCCGGATCTTCCATCAAGGCTTGAATATCTCGGGGTGGACGGTTGCGCTTCGTTGGGAACTCTTCCAAATCTATTTGAAGAATGTGCCCGCTCAAAGTTTTTGTCCTTGATTTTTATGAACTGCTCCGAGTTGACTGATTATCAAGGGAATATCAGCATGGGTTTGACATGGCTTAAATATTACCTCCATTTCTTGTTGGAAAGCGGCCATCAG GGTCATCCAGCCTCTTGGTTTTTTACCTGTTTTCCAGGAAGTGAAATTCCTAGTTGGTTTCACCATAAGAGCGTGGGTCATTCTTTAACAATACGGCTACTTCCTTATGAGCATTGGTCCAGCAGTAAGTGGATGGGATTAGCTGTTTGTGCATTCTTTGAAGAGCTTGATTGTGGTGATTCATGTCTTATTACATTGAACTTCGATATCAAAGGCTTCAAATCTAGGAGCTACTTTCTAGAGTACCCTGAAGGTTCAACATTTACGTCAAATCAggttttctttatcttctttccCAGAGGCAAGTTTCCGGAACCACTTGCTGTGTCTAATACTACTTCTCAGCCCATTGAGGTGGAGTTCCGGTCATCTATTCAAGAAAGAAACACCAACAATGAGTTTCAGGTTCTTTCTGCCCGAGTCATGAATTGGGGGTTCCGCATGGTGTACGAGGAAGACACACTGCAGTTCAACGAACCGAATACAGGTGTCGACTCTATCAATGGATTGCATTCTGAAGAGTTGAGGATATTGGATGAGAACAACTCCATCATCCCATGCAAAAATATTGAGGGCAAATGCCTCCCAGAATAA
- the LOC18101817 gene encoding TMV resistance protein N isoform X3, with protein sequence MGGHLFDHCTLWLERGVITFRDDQELERGNEISRELLQAIQDSRFSVIVFSRNYTSSTWCLNELVKIVECMKQGRQTVIPVFYDVDPSEVRNQTGRLQQAFADHEEVFKDNIEKVQTWRIAMKLVANLSGWDLQDRHESEFIQGIVEEIVCKLRKSSYSMSWVTENLVGMDWRLEEMSLYLGVEQLNDVRVIGICGMGGIGKTTIARAVYEKMLGHFEGSSFLANVREVEEKHGLVRLQEQLLSDTLMDRRTKISDVHRGMNEIRVRLRSRMVLVVLDDVDQLVQLESLVGDRNWFDNGSRVIITTRDELLLKQFGVDKIYRVASLNNIEAVQLFCLKAFRSYCPPEDYVLQTIQVVKYADGLPLALHVLGSFFSGIRSVELWNHSLKRLKDIPDKGILDKLKISFDGLNEVEKKIFLDIACFFNGWEEDCVTKLMESSGFYPQIGIRILVEKFLINISDNRVWMHDLLQEMGRQIVKRESHEEPGKRTRLWLCEDVIHVLLNNTGTDKVEGIVLNSNDEVDGLYLSAESIMKMKRLRILKLQNINLSQEIKYLSNELRYLEWCRYPFKSLPSTFQPDKLVELHMRHSSIKQLWEGVRPLKLLRAIDLRHSRNLIKTPDFRQVPNLEKLNLEGCRKLVKIDDSIGILKGLVFLNLKDCVKLACLPTNICELKTLRILNLYGCFKLEKLPEMLGNVINLEELDVGRTAITQLPSTFGLWKKLKVLSFDGCKGPAPKSWYSLFSFRSLPRNPCPITLMLSSLSTLYSLTKLNLSNCNLMEGELPDDMSCFPSLEELDLIGNNFVRIPSSISRLSKLKSLRLGNCKKLQSLPDLPSRLEYLGVDGCASLGTLPNLFEECARSKFLSLIFMNCSELTDYQGNISMGLTWLKYYLHFLLESGHQGHPASWFFTCFPGSEIPSWFHHKSVGHSLTIRLLPYEHWSSSKWMGLAVCAFFEELDCGDSCLITLNFDIKGFKSRSYFLEYPEGSTFTSNQVFFIFFPRGKFPEPLAVSNTTSQPIEVEFRSSIQERNTNNEFQVLSARVMNWGFRMVYEEDTLQFNEPNTGVDSINGLHSEELRILDENNSIIPCKNIEGKCLPE encoded by the exons ATGGGAGGTCATTTGTTTGATCATTGCACCCTGTGGTTGGAAAG AGGAGTCATCACTTTTAGAGATGATCAAGAACTTGAGAGAGGGAATGAAATTTCCCGTGAACTTCTTCAAGCAATACAAGATTCAAGGTTTTCAGTGATAGTTTTCTCAAGAAACTATACTTCTTCCACATGGTGCTTGAACGAACTAGTAAAAATTGTGGAATGCATGAAACAAGGTAGACAAACAGTTATTCCAGTTTTCTATGATGTTGATCCTTCTGAAGTAAGGAATCAGACAGGGAGACTTCAACAGGCCTTTGCTGATCATGAAGAGGTTTTCAAAGACAACATTGAGAAGGTGCAGACCTGGAGGATTGCGATGAAACTAGTGGCCAATCTTTCTGGATGGGATTTGCAGGATAG GCACGAGTCAGAGTTTATTCAAGGCATTGTTGAAGAGATAGTATGCAAGTTGAGAAAATCAAGTTACAGCATGTCATGGGTAACCGAGAACTTAGTTGGAATGGATTGGCGTTTGGAGGAAATGAGTTTATATTTAGGAGTAGAGCAGCTGAATGATGTTCGCGTTATAGGGATCTGTGGGATGGGTGGAATAGGTAAGACGACCATTGCTAGAGCTGTCTATGAGAAGATGCTGGGTCATTTTGAAGGCAGCAGCTTTCTTGCAAATGTTAGAGAAGTTGAGGAGAAACATGGTTTAGTTCGCTTACAGGAACAACTTCTTTCAGACACGTTGATGGATAGAAGGACCAAAATCTCTGATGTTCATAGAGGAATGAATGAAATAAGGGTTAGGCTGCGTTCTAGAATGGTTcttgttgttcttgatgatgttGATCAATTGGTCCAATTAGAATCTTTAGTTGGAGATCGTAATTGGTTTGACAATGGAAGTAGAGTCATAATAACCACAAGAGATGAACTTCTTCTGAAACAATTTGGAgttgataaaatatatagagTTGCAAGTTTAAATAACATTGAAGCCGTTCAACTCTTTTGTCTGAAAGCCTTCAGAAGTTATTGTCCCCCGGAAGATTATGTGCTTCAGACCATCCAAGTTGTAAAGTATGCAGATGGCCTTCCATTAGCTCTCCATGTTTTgggttcatttttttctgggATCAGATCTGTAGAATTGTGGAACCATTCATTAAAAAGACTGAAAGATATCCCAGATAAAGGAATTCTAGATAAacttaaaataagttttgatGGACTTAACGAAGtagagaagaaaatatttctAGATATTGCTTGTTTTTTCAACGGGTGGGAAGAAGATTGTGTGACAAAATTAATGGAAAGTTCTGGTTTCTATCCACAGATTGGAATAAGGATTCTCGTAGAAaaatttctcataaatatttCAGATAACAGAGTATGGATGCATGACTTGCTTCAAGAAATGGGTCGACAAATTGTCAAGAGAGAGTCTCATGAAGAACCTGGAAAACGCACTAGGTTGTGGCTCTGTGAGGATGTCATTCACGTTTTGCTAAATAATACG GGAACCGACAAAGTTGAAGGCATCGTCCTGAATTCAAATGACGAAGTAGATGGACTATACTTAAGTGCTGAATCAATAATGAAGATGAAAAGGTTAAGAATTCTCAAACTCCAAAATATAAACCTTTCCCAGGAAATTAAATATCTCTCCAATGAGTTGAGATATCTTGAATGGTGCCGATATCCTTTCAAATCATTGCCATCAACTTTTCAACCGGATAAACTTGTTGAGCTCCACATGCGTCATAGCAGCATTAAACAATTATGGGAGGGAGTGAGA CCTTTAAAGTTGCTTAGAGCTATTGATCTCAGACACTCCCGAAACTTAATAAAGACTCCAGACTTCAGACAAGTTCCAAATCTTGAGAAGCTGAATCTTGAGGGTTGCAGAAAACTGGTCAAGATTGACGACTCTATCGGAATTCTGAAAGGGcttgttttcttgaatttgaaggACTGCGTAAAGCTTGCCTGTCTTCCAACAAACATATGTGAGTTGAAGACCCTCAGAATTCTTAACTTGTATGGATGcttcaaacttgaaaaattgCCTGAGATGTTGGGAAATGTAATAAATCTGGAGGAGCTTGATGTAGGCAGAACTGCTATAACACAACTGCCATCAACCTTTGGTCTCTGGAAAAAACTTAAGGTGCTATCTTTTGATGGATGCAAGGGACCAGCACCTAAATCATGGtattctctcttctccttccgGTCACTTCCAAGAAATCCTTGTCCAATTACTTTGATGCTGTCCTCTCTGTCAACGCTATACTCTTTGACAAAGCTAAATCTAAGCAACTGCAATCTCATGGAAGGAGAACTTCCTGATGATATGAGCTGCTTCCCATCATTGGAAGAATTAGACCTTATTGGAAATAACTTTGTGAGAATACCTTCAAGCATCAGCCGGCTCTCTAAACTTAAAAGCCTCAGGTTAGGCAATTGCAAGAAGCTTCAGTCACTTCCGGATCTTCCATCAAGGCTTGAATATCTCGGGGTGGACGGTTGCGCTTCGTTGGGAACTCTTCCAAATCTATTTGAAGAATGTGCCCGCTCAAAGTTTTTGTCCTTGATTTTTATGAACTGCTCCGAGTTGACTGATTATCAAGGGAATATCAGCATGGGTTTGACATGGCTTAAATATTACCTCCATTTCTTGTTGGAAAGCGGCCATCAG GGTCATCCAGCCTCTTGGTTTTTTACCTGTTTTCCAGGAAGTGAAATTCCTAGTTGGTTTCACCATAAGAGCGTGGGTCATTCTTTAACAATACGGCTACTTCCTTATGAGCATTGGTCCAGCAGTAAGTGGATGGGATTAGCTGTTTGTGCATTCTTTGAAGAGCTTGATTGTGGTGATTCATGTCTTATTACATTGAACTTCGATATCAAAGGCTTCAAATCTAGGAGCTACTTTCTAGAGTACCCTGAAGGTTCAACATTTACGTCAAATCAggttttctttatcttctttccCAGAGGCAAGTTTCCGGAACCACTTGCTGTGTCTAATACTACTTCTCAGCCCATTGAGGTGGAGTTCCGGTCATCTATTCAAGAAAGAAACACCAACAATGAGTTTCAGGTTCTTTCTGCCCGAGTCATGAATTGGGGGTTCCGCATGGTGTACGAGGAAGACACACTGCAGTTCAACGAACCGAATACAGGTGTCGACTCTATCAATGGATTGCATTCTGAAGAGTTGAGGATATTGGATGAGAACAACTCCATCATCCCATGCAAAAATATTGAGGGCAAATGCCTCCCAGAATAA